The Brachypodium distachyon strain Bd21 chromosome 4, Brachypodium_distachyon_v3.0, whole genome shotgun sequence nucleotide sequence taagtgactttttattacatgcatttagacgttttttaagcatacatacatccatatttggacaaatttgagttacttaatatgaaacgagGGGGTAGATGACTTGTTTGCTTCCATGGGTGTATGCAAATAGATAAATAATAAAGTGGGGGATTATTTTCATGGGCTAAGAATATATATTCGTAATGGCGTGTTGTTTATCTTATATTAGGACCTCTTTGGAATTTCGATTGACAGATTTCACTTACGGCTCGTTCGGTACCCATCATTTGGGTCTAGAATTCagaaattcattttgaattccggaaatcaacttgtttggtttgcaCAAAATTGGCCACAGGAactcaatctcaaatttcatggaatcacactataactaaccCCAATTCTCTCTAAAAgtcatcatttctctggaattgtctctcactctacaaattcatgcggtagacaaacatgatttttgaactcggaattcaaattcaaccaataAAATCCTATGAAAAaatggatttcatttcatttctaccaaatgaaatgaaaagaTGTATGCCAAACAAATCGTTAGTTTTTTCCATTCTTTCTACGGAGGCCCTTTGGATCAAAGCAATGAAGACCTTCAAAATCCCATGCATTGCATTTTTATATCCTAGTCGTTTAGGATTTCTAGCAAGAGATTCGactttcatgattttttttgtcttgcgTGCATCTTATCTCAACTCAAATTCCTACAAAAATTCTCCGAAGCATCCAATGAACTATGTTTGCAAATTCATatgttttggttttggtttcctataGGATTCAAAATGGCATGACATCTCAATCCTACATCTTCCTATTCTTTCATTTTAGGAATCCTGCAATCTAAAGAAGCCTTTAAATTTGTCATGTTTGATTGCAATTGTGGTCACAACTATTCGAATAGATTCAACCTGCAAGGTGTACCTATCCTCAAGACAGAGCTGACCGATGGATCCCTTGTAACGAATAGATTACACACTCCAATATTGTGTGGGCTGACCAGATATGACAAGACGTTTTTCGCCTAGCCTTGCCCTAACATGGGAAGCCACCCCAACTGAAAAACATTGTAAAGAGCCATTTATATATCTTTGGCTTGGATCTATCACTCTCTAAAATCGGAAATCAATAGTCGATGATAGGTGGATTGTTAGGACCTCATATTGTGGCATATACTTCAACCGTTGATGAACCATTATAACCCATATGACATGTGGACGGGttgaatcattttttttcacgTCCGATTCCAACCCGACCCGTTAGGCCTTCTTTCCCCTGAATCGCCCTGCACCCAACCCGGCTTAACGGGTCAGGTAGTAGCCCGACATGGCAAAAAAAGGGTCCAGCCCGTCCATGTGTCGTATGACATGTGTGTTTGACCTATCAGAAACCTTGTCAAACGACCTAATCTACATGAGTAGGGGTTTGTGAGAAATCTCATTCTAAGAAATGTGGTTAGACAATTAGCAAGTGTGACCATATAAAAAACCTAACCGCAAAATGTATGTTTTTATGAAATTGACTCTAGAAGCGCGGAGACACATGAAACCTTTATTCATGCTAATGTATCCAAGAAACACACATTGAGACCACCGAGAGAGTTTACGAGTGTTATATAGGTGTAAAAGACCAGCAAGCACATCAGACAACTTTATTTTATAATATAGAGAACCGAGGGAAAAAATGGACAATAGAAATGTCATTGGAGATGCATCGAGAGGAAAGGGTGATAGATAAGATAGCATGTTGTTAGGAACAAGATCACATAAAACGGTCCAAAAGTTGAGACATAACGAAGATTCGATGACTAGAAGATTTCACGCCCATATCAACTCAAGGGCTTGTAAAAAATTTCAGGTGGGCTCGCCAGTCACCATGGTGGCTACTCGACCGGCGCACGGAAAACCAATACGGGCTCGTTCAGTAATACCTTTCTCAGTGGGAGTGATAGGAATGATGAAAACATTTCAATCACTGCACGGATTGTTGCAACCGAACGGACCCTTCCATCGACGAGTCGGACTTCAGCGTGCACGAATCTTGAGGTCGAAGCTTCGTTGAGTTCTCTCTTATTGTGACATGCGGGTCCATCCCTTGCATTGAAGCTTGTCATGCCAAATTCCCAATCGGCCTAGGTCACTCTGgaggctgtttggtttgagcacAAAATTGTcctaccaaaaatttggttagCCAAATAATTAGTGATGGTTTTGCTAGCCTATGAGTTGGCCAACTTTGgtcaaaaaattgaactaaagtTGGCTATAAATCATTGGTTATCCAAATATTTGGTCACCATCCAACATAACACCAAATTTTGGTCAATGATCAAAAAATTGGTTTGGTATGTTTTGGTAGGAAAACAAACACACCTAGTCACGGTGCAGTACGGGCTCCCTATCGAGAAAGAGAATTATTGCGTACACAAAATACTTGCATCCTTTAAACAACTATTGCACGAACCCAAGCTGCCATCGGCTAATACGTGCTCCTAGTACAGTACTCGAGTACTCCTACTGTAGGACGGAGTGCGTCGTTTAACCAGACCCCGGTTTAAACCGGAATCCATCAGATGCAGCACCGTAGTTCCCTGGCCCCCAATACAGTCGTACGACTGGGCTTAACCCGAGTTGTTAATAATCCCTTTTCGTTTCGCACACCCCTTTCTCTAATCTCGTAGCGATGGAGGATTCCAAGgggagcggtggcggcgataGGCCCAGCGCCGACCACAACCCTAGCCAGAATCAGCCTCCACCGGTCGCTGTTTCCGGAGGGGACGATGatgccgcagccgcagccgcggcggcggcggcggcgtcagcCGAGGCAGAGGATGAGGCGCGGCGTCCGTTCACGGCCCTCAGCCAGGTCGACGCCGACCTCGCCCTAGCGCGCGTCCTCCAGGAGCAGGCAAGCGACGAGATCTCGGGGACCAGCCCGTTCCTGTCCTAGGGTTCCGATGCGCGCAACTAACCTTGTCGTTTGGATCGGTGCAGGAGCGGGCGTATATGATGCTGCGCatgaacggcggcggcggcggcgagggcagcGATTACGGCAGCTCGGAGGCCGGGAGCTACGAGtacgacgaggaggcggaggaggactacgaggaggagctggagcaccacctccgcgtcCACCACCACGAGCACACGACGGGAGACGGCGGTGACGGTGACGGCGATgctgaggaagaggaagaaggagaggagggtGAGGGTGAGGGTTCTGAGGGGAGTGAGTACGAGGAGGAGGGGTTTGAAGAGGATGAGGATGTGGAGGAAATGGAGCCAGAGGTAGACCCTGCGGAgtacgaggacgacgaggcttATGCACGAGCACTGCAGGACGCTGAGGAGCGTGAGGTCGCTGCGCGCCTTTTAGCTCTTGCTGGAATCAGCGATTGTGAGTATGAATGGATGTTTCTTCATTTCACTTAATATTTTTAGTATGGTTGCTGACATGCAATTTAATTTTGCTCTTTAGGGCGAGCAGTGGAGCATGTAGAGGAGCACGTGAATGATGCGCAGGTAGTAATTCACTTATCCTTTTATCCTTATCTTGGATAGTTGGATATACTTACTTTTTTGTCTTTGGAATCTGGAATAACCGAAGTTCAATCGAACTTTAATTTATACAATTTGTGTGAAGTGCGCCGATGCACTTGCTTATTTTCATTTATACAATGACAAAAGAAGTAGGCCTAATATGATTATTGCCATAAATGTATTGGTGCACTTTCTAGTTTGGGTTTTGTCAATAGCATATACTTTGCGTAATTATATTAtagattttttatatgctttcCTTGTCTGCATCATAGATATTGGCTTCTTCAGCATGGGAGATACCTACAAAACTGCAAACTGATTATTGCCGTCATTTGAGATGATTTCCTTAACTTGATGCCActctattttcctttttttagctTGTAACTGTATCACTACTCCTCCATAAAGCTAGAATTGTGTGTCAATGTACCGATGAATGCCAAAACTAAGCAACACAGAATCTACAATGCTGTGCCCGAGTGGTCAAATTTACCTTTTGTCCTTGGGATTTTTGCATACCACCTCCATGCATCCTCCAATTTTTATGTCTTTGTACATCAATTAGTATTGTGTTTTTGCTTACCATTGAtatcagaaaaatatgaacaGAGTTGCTGACAATTTACAAATTGATATGCTATATGAAATCACAGGATTCCTGGCAGGAAGTTGATCCAGATGAGTACTCTTATGAGGCAAGTAATATGTCAGTCGTCGATCCTTTGGTTGCCTGGCCCTGCATCTGAAGTTCTAAGATGCACTGCTAATGGTTCTAGCTATGGTTTCAGGAACTAGTTGCATTGGGTGAAGTAGTTGGTACAGAAAGCAGAGGTCTATCTGCTGATACCCTTGCTTCCTTACCTTCAGTAACTTACAAGACAAAAGACGTGCAAGATGGCAACACAGAGCAGTATGTCCAAATAATTTAAGTTTCTTAGCTTACAATAATCTATGTTCTGTATATGTTACTATTTTTGTAGAGATGTTCTGCATATGTTAATAAAGTGACGTGCTGATGtgtcatttgtttttttgcggGGATGTGTGTCATTGTTTTTGTAGATGCGTATTTTGTTGCATGGAATTTGAGTGACGTGGTGATGTGTCATTATTTTTGTAGATGTGTAATTTGTCGTGTGGAATTTGAGGAAGGTGAATCTTTGGTTGCACTTCCCTGCAAGCATTCATATCATCCTGACTGCATAAACCAGTGGCTCCAAATAAATAAGGTACAGTACGCCTTTTCAATTTGGTTTGCTAGAAATATAAAGTTATTATTCCCCATACTTACGCAATGCTACCTTTTCATGCTGTGACGTGCACAATTATGTGTGTACACCTGAAtactgtgtgtgtgtggggggggggggggggggcagggGGGGGGGTTCCTTTACAACCGTGTTACAAGTATTAGGCTATATAGTTGGTCTTTTCTCGTAGTCATTCGCGTCTCATGGTTTATGTTCTGATGCCGTGCTTATTACTCTAGTTATACATAGGGGTTCAATGAGCAGAGCTCAAGTGAACAGGCCCCGGCTCAGCTCGGCTCGAGCTTGTTTAACACCTCGAGCTCAGAGCCAGGCTTGACTTGCGAGCGTATGTCCCTGCCGCCACAAGCCTTCCTTCTATAGCAAGTACATCTTCACTCCTCTGTTGTATGCGAGGTGGTACTAATTTGCTGTGGATAGCTTGTACCAAAGATGGCCCTAGGTGCACCAAATAAATTGTGATGAGGCCTGTGCTCTCATGTGATTGTGGCagatttttctctctttcatgACCATGAGCTCGCGATTTCCATTACTGACAAGCAAGTAATCTGATTTGATGATGAGTACTGGACTGAGAGCCTAGGAGGATGAATTGATGGGCCTAGGATGCTTACGCTAAGTGAGCTGCGCTGATATGCAGCTCATCAAAATTTaccattttgtttctttcaagGCGATGAGCTGGTGACCTTCACTACTCACTAGCATGCAATCTGATTTCGGTGATGAGTACTGCTGGGTTGAGACTGAGAGCCTAGGAGGTGAAAATGACGGGCATAGGATGCTTACGCTAAGTGAGCTGGCTGGGTACGCACCTTATCAAAATATACCAAATTTCTTCTAGCTCAAGCTCTAAAGCTTGCGAGCTTCAGATAGGCTTGAGCTGAGCTTGCTTACCTGAGCCGAGCCTATGGCGAATCAAGCTTGTCAAACCCAAACTTCTTTCACAGACCTACTTATacaactttggtttgttggtATCCTTGTACCATTGTCtgaaatatgattttccttgcGCATATTTTCTAGAGTATTATactatactactccctccgatccataataagtgtctcagatttagtacaaagttgtactaaacgTGAGGCACTTAttatgatcggagggagtatcttttaGTTTCGTATATCCCTTGTGCTGCCTCAAGTGAAATATCATAAGTAGTAGATCCTATCGAAAGGTATGTCATAATCACAACTAGTACTTCTTGCACTTTCATTACGAGAGTTCAAGTAATTGCTAGTGCTAAAAGCGGTTATCTTGTCCTGTTCGGTCCAATGAAGATAGCATGTTGAAAGATCAAGTACGGGATGATTTCTTTGTACCTCTTGTTCCATTTGGGCTCTGGTTTCTCGAATAGGATCGCCGTCTACAGCTCGCCAATAGGATTGAGTTAACCGATCTACATGGTGTAGTTAGCGGACCCAAAAAGTGTCTAAATTACCAGCACTGAACGATCCATCTGGAAAAGTAGTCTTTTTTTACCATTAGTGTTATTAGTCTTTTTGACTGATAATTACTCCGACAATAGAGTGCATTATAGAGAGATACCTTAGTTTACACCCTGACCTACGCGAGATGACTAGAAATTCAAGCGCTTCCATCTATGGGAGATGACGAGTCATTCCAATGTTGCCTAAATCTATGAAAGATGTGGACAGGGCTAGGTTCTGATACTGATGTATTTATTCATCCGGCAGTGAAGGCCTTGAAATTACGTATAACTCCAGTCTGTCTCTTCTGTCCCACAATGCTGCCTAGCAGTGTCACTGTTACGGTAACTGGATTCTCTGTAGATACAGAACGTGCTGCTCTGTGGATTGCAGTAGTCGCTACATGACCCGTTACTTTATGTTGTATCAAGTTGCTAGTGCTTTCAAATATTGAGCCAGATTCTTTACTATAGCATCGGCAGTCAAAGCCCAAATCAAGTCTGCTATAACCTGGGCCTTCTCCCTTTCTTGATAGAAAAAAATGTGCTCATTGGACCTTCTCCTAAGTTTGGCGGTTACATTAAAAGGTTATTACGCTTGTTTTTTGTTACCTATGTTAGTATTGCTTGTTAACAATGTGGTCATGTGAAATAAATCCTGACTTTGTTTCTTGTAGAAGGCCTTCAATGCTTTGTGGCCAATTTGATCTTATAAAATAAATCTCGTCCGCAAAGCATATACACCTTCTTATTTGTTTCTGATCAAAACTATGCATTCAGTGGTACTATGATGGTGACTAATTCCTGTATGTTAAGTAGAGAGCCACACATCTGGTTAGCTTGTACATTAACCAAGAACTTCAGTGTTTCTGGATCAACAAATCAAGTTGTAGTTATACATGGTGTCACTGTGTTGGACAAGATTGCGATACTCTGGTACTGGCTCACATGTTAGCGATGAAGTTGACTTTGGGATTTCCTTGTGCAAGGGTATTAATCTAGCTGATGTTTCCTTGTGTAAGGTTATTAATCTACCTGATGTTTCCTTGGTATCTTACGTAAGCCATATGTATCATGACTAGATATCAACGTCCTCTACCAGTAGATCGTATCTGGTTGATCCCTTTTTAGCATAGGGTTATATTAGATAAATCGTCTGACATTTATCTCTCTCGACTTATGTGATGTTTGTGAAATGTGAACGTCTGAATACAATAATGCATGTTGGTCTGAAGGTGACAAGCTATCCTCAACAATGTGCAGGTATGCCCTATGTGTAGCGCAGAAGTTTCTACCTCGGAAAACAAGCAAGCATGAACAATGATTATTGGTGCTTGGAAGGGAAAAAGTAGTGGCATCATGCCAGTATCGATGATGTTGAAAAGAAAGCAGCAATGACTTCTACAAACATGAAAAGGCACAAGGGAGTCCTCAAGTTTTAGTCCTCAGTCCTCTCCAAAGCTCAACTTGCTAAAACTTTCTTTGCTTTGCCTCTATGCTCTGTATTCCCTTGCTGTTGTATGAGTCACAGATCTACACTAATTATATTAATATTCTTGTCCATTCTTTTACTCTTTAGTTTATTATGGTCATGGCCATGAATCGATTGGTGCGGTGCAATCTGAATTTGCTGGGATAGACATTCCCAGGTAAAAGCTCTCACAAGATGGAGAGCAGTGCCTATCCAATTTTATATCCAGAAGATTTTAATTGTTATTAATCTACCTGATGCGAAGATGCATTCTCTGCCGCTCCAGAGAACACCGCATTTATTCCGATTATCGTATTTATTGTATGTGAATTAATTGATGATCTATTTATTTTATGcgcatttatttatttcctgGAGTGCATGGCACACCCTGATGAACTTGCTGTATAAATACACCATAACTCGGATCAGTTGGCATCTCAGCACAGGCAGGCAATATTTGCTTGGTAGAGCAAGGCTGGTTTCTACTCTCCACAGCCTGGTATGTTCCAATGATCTAGCGCTGTACATTCTTTAGTTAATGATTTTTGTTAGGGGTCCAACATATGTCTTTGGCGTTCTATTGTTTGATTTTCGGTTCCGAGACTGCACTTTTAGTTATGATTTTGGTTGGCGCTTCAGAAGATTTATTTGGCTGAGATTTCCGTTCATGAAACTCTCTAGATTTATTGGCGGATGACCGCTGGGGCGGACGATTTCATGCCAGTGGCAACTCCCCCGCTCCGACCAGGTGAGCCGCCATCGCCATGGACCTGCCGGTCAGCACTGGCCCAACCGGCTGTCTCTCGCCACCTGTGGCCGGCGCGCTATCGCGCCACCTCGCCCTGCtccagccaccaccaccgccggtCCGCCACCGTCCTGGCCTTCCCTCTAAGCCCGGATCCCATCGTCTTCTCCGACGCCGGCCACCCCCCTCCCCCTAACCCTAAGATAGTCTGCTGAGCTTACCTCGTCGGTTGTCACCTCCTCGCCTCCGTCGTCGCCGTGGCGCTGCCGCTGTCTCCGGCTCGGTCCAGGCTCGGTTGAGAGAGATGAACAGGCGAGAAGGAGAAAGACAAACGGACTGAGAGAGATTTACGGGAGAGAGAAATTCAGGGGAGATTGGAGAGGAGATAACGAGTGACGTGGGGCCCGCGCAGCACGTGTCGCGAATCGTCCACGCGGTGCGTCGCCGAAGAGAGAATCCCGATTTATAGTGATGGGAAAAGCGCTATGTTGATGTGAAGAAGTAGGTTCTTCATTTGTTTCCCAAGAATTTTGCTCGAAACGGTATGTATCTTTGCGGGATTATTATGGAATTGTTAGTCTGTGATTGGATCGTGATAGTTTCTGATAAAGATACGGGGAGATCTTGACCCGAATTTCTGAGCAAAACGTATGATGTCGTCATGCTCCAACATATATAGTGGTTGTTCTATGATATAATTCTGATTTTGAGTTTGCTTTCAGACAAAGTTTCGGTGTTTTGCCTTTAGCGTAGTTGCTTCGTCTGTTTATATGCCATCTGAAAGAAGGGGTGTCGTGGTGTGGTGTCATGGCAGATGTCATAGGATGGTTTTACttggggctgatggacgaaaGAGAAatcggaggagggaggacgtgaagaagaacacgcacgattcacacaagaacacatagatttacccaggttcggagccctttTGTCGAGGTatgactcctactcctgctttacTGTATTAGCTGAAAtaggcaagctctacaatggcgctccttgagctgtattcttgaggaagaagaagaaaaaggagaaaccCTAAACTATCTAAGTGCCCGATGTCCTCTCCAGGGAGGTGtggtgctctatttatggaccaggcatgtcacactgacatgcgggccgaggCTAACGTCACTTTCCTTGGGCCCCACCGGGCACGCAGctcggttccctccaggcagtaccgcagggaacaagacaactttactttcccCTGCCAGCTTGCaacgggtacagctatcctctgccggcttccgtcatagattccctttcggtgcttctctagcgtggtcacctgacaccggtacgcaggcgctgactgcttttctgagatgataatggcgctgctttactttgcaccgcgtggtcaggataagaccgttgaaaAATCTCGGCACCACCGAGGTCAAGGGGCTCGttcttatcctgcaaacttacaagataagaaaaatatgccggcatacgtccGGGATGCCGGTTTAGtgttagtttaactttatgaTGCCGGTATACGTTGCTATGCCGGCTTTGTCTCCGTCATCTCGgttagagttgtgtcgccatgaccctgCATGGAGTCCTCACCGACTTCCTGTGTGACCGTGTCACTGTTTTATgccttttttgttgttgagaaGTACTGTTTTATGCCTTTGCTAATGAAGTTTcccctcttttttctttctttgtttgctcTCTCGGCAGTCTGGAGGCCCACCAAGCATGGAAGGCTTCGGGGACAACCAAGCCCAGCCAAGGAACTCGCTGAGTTACCTCCGCGCTGTTGCTCGCACCATCGCTCCCGCACAGGGTAGTACCCAGGCCCATCTCGGGTCGAACAACCGTCTCAGGCGTTCCAGCTTCGTCCCATGGTCCCTCGACGTTTCCAGAACCAGGCAGGCCTTTCCAACCGGGAGCTTCCAGCCCAACAACATCCTCGCAGCTCCGCCCTCCACAGCCGGCGCGGGGGGAAGTACACAGAACCCTCCTGTCGGGTCTGTCTGCGTCTGCCCGTCATGCCAGTATGGTCGGCTCCTCCCCGGACTGCCGGTGGCTCCGGCCTGGAACGGTGTGTTTCCGGCCCCGCACTTCCAGCCCAACGGCACCATCCTCGGGCCCCTGCACCACCGGGTTGGTTCCGCTGCCTCTGGAACGATCGGCAGTTCGTTTGGAGCCACAGCAGCCATGGCCCGAGGCACCGGAGTACGGCAGCAGCGGCATGGTGAGATCAGAAACAGCACGCCGAGCGGCGGATCAGCCTGACCTCGGCCCGGATAGCTCAACGGGCGGCCCGGTGAGCGCAGGGGCCGGGCTCGAGCTTCTGGCGGACACCGCCGTTGCACAGCCGCGCGCAGAGCCGACGCAGGTTGCACTTGGCACTGGCACTCGCACTGGCCAGTGtgcggctggcggcggccgcggaagAGCGGCGGGGAATCGGaggacggaggcggcgcggaaCGTGGACAGGACGCGGCGCCTGGAGAGGCGTGCCAGGGCGAAGCTTAATCAAGCTAGAGCTCGCGCCGACATTCTGGAAGGTGAATGACCGCCTACTCCATTATACCACTACTTGTACTACGTTGTCTCTGCTTCGATCGATATATGGCTAAACAGTCCCATTGCCTTTTTTTGTCTCTCTGACTCGTGGCAACCCAGGTGGTCGCAACGACTAGGAGCCATCTGGTCCTGGCTTCTGAATTGCAAAGGAGATGGTTCGTTTTATGCCGGTCACCTGCATGTGTTTTATTAGCATCAAGATTTTTGGAGTTGCTAGGCTTCGCTTAATCTATGTTGTACTTGGACTTGTATCTTTCTTTCATGCCAATGTGCCAATTATGTGTGACGACTTTTAAAGTCGTGTTGTTGTTTTATTACGTGTGATGACTCTTAAAGTCGTGTTCCTTTTGTTATGATATATGAATTCAATAAAGTcgatcaattttatttcaatcTTTCTTATTACTGGTGTGTATATGTATTGTGGAGTAAGTAGTAGTTTTTTCCTTCAGATGAAGAAATGTGGAGTGGCCGAGTGAGTGAGCCAGTGAGGCGAGTCCGGTcactgttttgttttttagagGATCCGATCACTGCTCAGAGCCTCAGACTGTGCGGGAGGCTGTGGTGGAGAAGATTTCTAGTGCTACCAAGCCATAAGGTGTTTCCACAGAGTGCTATGCTCCCGATCAATATGGGTCATCCAATCTAAATCCAAGGGACAGAACTAGAACATTTGACAGTTTTGCACTTGGCACCTTAAGTTTTGTGTGAATCAACCCTCGCTACACTCTTTTCTTtagtaatttttctttttacacaCTAGGTTTTGCAGTGATTGATGCTAATGAATTTTTTATTGGCATACCATTGAAATAACTGATGCTAACGGAATTTCAAACGACTTGCAATGAAATTTCAATG carries:
- the LOC100829650 gene encoding E3 ubiquitin ligase BIG BROTHER-related translates to MEDSKGSGGGDRPSADHNPSQNQPPPVAVSGGDDDAAAAAAAAAAASAEAEDEARRPFTALSQVDADLALARVLQEQERAYMMLRMNGGGGGEGSDYGSSEAGSYEYDEEAEEDYEEELEHHLRVHHHEHTTGDGGDGDGDAEEEEEGEEGEGEGSEGSEYEEEGFEEDEDVEEMEPEVDPAEYEDDEAYARALQDAEEREVAARLLALAGISDWRAVEHVEEHVNDAQDSWQEVDPDEYSYEELVALGEVVGTESRGLSADTLASLPSVTYKTKDVQDGNTEQCVICRVEFEEGESLVALPCKHSYHPDCINQWLQINKVCPMCSAEVSTSENKQA
- the LOC104584719 gene encoding uncharacterized protein LOC104584719 codes for the protein MVGSSPDCRWLRPGTVCFRPRTSSPTAPSSGPCTTGLVPLPLERSAVRLEPQQPWPEAPEYGSSGMVRSETARRAADQPDLGPDSSTGGPVSAGAGLELLADTAVAQPRAEPTQVALGTGTRTGQCAAGGGRGRAAGNRRTEAARNVDRTRRLERRARAKLNQARARADILEGGRND